The DNA sequence TTCAGTCCTTATGCACTGTTGCTGCCGCTGGTGGTCGCGGTGGTCGCGGCCGGTCTCGCCTGGTACCTGCAGGCCCATCGGGTCCAGGTGCCGGACTCCGGAACACGTTCGGGCAGAGTCGATCTGATGAAGGGATCGGCCGAGTCGGGCTGGCGTGAGCGCGCCACCGGCTGGAGTCGGCGGCTGCAGACCCCGACCGCGGTGGTCGCACTGATGCTCGTCTCCGGATTGCTCGAAAGTTTCTACTGGGTACGCCAGGGCGGCGACTTCATGCATGCCCGGGTGCTGCTGGTCCCGCTGTTTCTACTGATGCTCCCGGTGATGGTGATCCCGATCGCGCTGCCTGCAGGCCTCGGACGTGATCACCTCGCCGGTTGGGTCGGCACGGTGGTGATGGCCGGACTGTGGATCACCACGGTGGTCTGGGCGATTTCCACCTCGCAGGTGGCGGGGATGAAGAACGGCACCGAGATCGGTAGGCAGGGCATCGTCGACGAGCGACGCTTTTATATACAGAACATCGGGGTGGAGCACCCCGTCACGGCTGCCGACTACCTCAATTATCCGCGTATCCGCGCGATGGTCGAGGAGATCGCGGAGCACAGCGACACCGGCGGGGTGTTGCTGGCGTCGCCGAACTACGACGAGTGGTATTTCGACCCGCTACCCGTCCCGCCACCCCCCGGAGTCCCGAAACAGCTCACGGTCTTCTACCTGAACCTCGGTATGACGAGCATGAACGCGCCGCTCGATGTGCGGGTGACCGACCCGATGGGCCTGTCGTACCCGATCGCGGCGCACACGGACCGGCTTCCCGACGGCCGGATCGGACACGACAAAGACCTCGAGGACGAATGGGTGATCGCTGAGTCCGGTGCGTGGTCAAGGTATCCGGTGTTGCCGGCGAACCTCGATGCCGACGCCGTGCAGCAGGCGAAGGTCGCACTGACGTGCAAACCCACCCAGGACCTCATCGCCTCGTACTCTCAGCCGTGGTCGTTCGCCCGCTTCAAGCACAACCTGCGTCAGGCGGCCGGTTTCACCTCCTACCGAATCGATCGGATACCCGAGTACGAACTGCAGCGGTGCAAACTGCCCATCCCGCCACCGCTCTACCCCCGGTAGGAATCCCACATGCTGTGCAATCGCCCACATCAGTCTGAGAGTTTCCTGAGAAAGCGGGAGCAAGACGGCTGCTGGCGGACCGAGCCCGCGAAACCACAAAAGCCAAGGTCACGAATCTGTAACGCGGCGTTTCGCATGTCCGATAGACATGGAGAGCACAGATCTGGCCTGGTCAAGTGGCCAACCCAGGCCAGAGTGGAACCGGTCACAGGGTTTGTCAGCAGGCGATGCATCCAATAGGCTCCGTTCGGTTGCAGGACGGCATCGCCAGATGACCGCCCAGCTGTGTGGCACCTGAAAACTTTGGTGTTGATCAAGACCCTCGTGGCCGTGGTTCGAGATGGAACCAGACAAGGCCCCGCTGCTGGACAGAGAGAGAGTTGTATTCGATGCGCGTAAGCACACCGTCGAGGCGAGTGGGGATGGGCAGACGCCTCATCGCTGCTTTTGCCGCACTGGCGACCATTGCCGGAGTCGGGGTCGTTGCCGGCACCGGCACAGCCAACGCCTGGGGCACCGGAAACGGATTCCAGCAATGGAATGTCGATGGCTGTGGGATGCCGTCCGTGAAGGTTCGGTCCTGG is a window from the Williamsia sp. DF01-3 genome containing:
- the zomB gene encoding flagellar motor control protein ZomB; translation: MPSAERRPSPEHRPAVENRPVADPRVLGRTVNPATVSLWISAVVVGAIFGYGAWQRRWIADDGLIVLRTVRNLLAGNGPVFNEGERVEANTSTVWTYLIWFWSWITDAQTEYVVLWIALVLSISAVPIAMYGTGRLYRIRKGSGPINPGWTLLLPLGALVYITLPPARDFATSGLEVSLCIFWAAVLWCQLIAWSQRPTPDRGILQVRKQMVTTLLLGFNAGLAPLIRPELTVVGGLALLLVVCAPMTWRMRLAFAAAAAVVPVGYQIFRMGYYGLLVPNTAVAKDASGSKYEQGLKYLGNMFSPYALLLPLVVAVVAAGLAWYLQAHRVQVPDSGTRSGRVDLMKGSAESGWRERATGWSRRLQTPTAVVALMLVSGLLESFYWVRQGGDFMHARVLLVPLFLLMLPVMVIPIALPAGLGRDHLAGWVGTVVMAGLWITTVVWAISTSQVAGMKNGTEIGRQGIVDERRFYIQNIGVEHPVTAADYLNYPRIRAMVEEIAEHSDTGGVLLASPNYDEWYFDPLPVPPPPGVPKQLTVFYLNLGMTSMNAPLDVRVTDPMGLSYPIAAHTDRLPDGRIGHDKDLEDEWVIAESGAWSRYPVLPANLDADAVQQAKVALTCKPTQDLIASYSQPWSFARFKHNLRQAAGFTSYRIDRIPEYELQRCKLPIPPPLYPR